Proteins encoded within one genomic window of Bacteroidota bacterium:
- a CDS encoding acyl transferase: MKRNELRLRIFEEHTPESFLQLALDIFNYQIENNSFYRTFVEGCKVNPESVKQLSDIPFLPVELFKTNEIKTGNFQEQAIFLSSGTTGSVSSKHFVKELDLYEESFIRTFRFFYGEPEDFVFLALLPSYLERSGSSLIYMMEKLISESKDLRSGFFLNEYDKLKTLLMKLRAENKNVVLIGVTYALLDFADQYSLSFPELNVMETGGMKGKRKEMIRTEVHELLKPAFGVKSIHSEYGMTEMLSQAYSKGEGVFHTPPWMRVLIREMNDPMQSAEMGKSGAVNVIDLANLDSCAFIATQDLGISHSPTSFEIIGRFDFSDIRGCNLMVE; this comes from the coding sequence ATGAAACGAAATGAACTTCGTCTTCGAATTTTTGAAGAACATACACCTGAATCTTTTCTTCAGTTGGCATTGGATATTTTTAATTATCAAATTGAAAATAATTCTTTCTACAGAACTTTTGTAGAAGGATGTAAAGTGAATCCTGAATCAGTGAAACAACTTTCAGATATTCCATTTCTTCCGGTTGAGTTATTCAAGACGAATGAAATTAAGACCGGTAATTTTCAGGAGCAGGCAATTTTTCTCAGCAGTGGAACAACCGGAAGTGTTTCTTCAAAGCATTTTGTAAAGGAACTTGATCTGTATGAAGAATCATTTATCAGAACGTTCAGATTTTTTTATGGAGAGCCTGAGGATTTTGTTTTTCTTGCATTGCTTCCTTCATATCTGGAACGATCAGGTTCGTCATTAATTTACATGATGGAAAAACTGATCTCTGAAAGTAAGGATCTGCGAAGCGGTTTTTTCCTGAATGAATATGATAAGTTGAAAACTCTGCTGATGAAATTGCGGGCAGAAAATAAAAATGTTGTACTGATTGGAGTAACCTATGCTCTTCTTGATTTTGCAGATCAATATAGCCTTAGTTTTCCGGAATTGAATGTAATGGAGACCGGTGGAATGAAAGGCAAACGGAAGGAAATGATCCGTACAGAAGTTCATGAATTGCTGAAGCCTGCCTTTGGAGTGAAATCTATCCATTCTGAATACGGAATGACAGAAATGTTGTCGCAGGCATATTCCAAAGGGGAAGGAGTTTTTCATACTCCTCCATGGATGCGCGTATTAATACGGGAAATGAATGATCCGATGCAATCCGCAGAAATGGGTAAAAGCGGAGCAGTGAATGTTATCGATCTTGCCAATCTGGATTCATGCGCCTTTATTGCAACTCAGGATCTTGGAATATCGCATAGTCCTACTTCGTTTGAAATCATCGGAAGATTCGATTTCAGCGATATCCGCGGTTGTAATCTCATGGTAGAATAA
- a CDS encoding tyrosine--tRNA ligase: MKNFIEELRWRGMLHDMMPGTEELLNSEMVTGYIGFDPTADSLGVGNLVQIMTLLHFQNAGHKPIALVGGATGMVGDPSGKSAERNLLNEETLQHNLNSQKKQLEKFLNFNCGENSAEIVNNYDWFKNFSFLEFIRDVGKHISINYMMGKDSVKNRMETGMSFTEFSYQLVQGYDFYYLWKNHGIKIQMGGSDQWGNIVTGTELIRRKDGGEAFALTTPLIKKADGTKFGKTEGGNVWLDPKRTSPYKFYQFWLNTSDEDCSTFIRIFSLKGREEIESLEAEHLKAPHLRLLQKELAKEITIRVHSENDYNAAVEASEILFGKGTAESLLNLSENDLLSVFEGVPQVKISKEEMNSGINVIEFFSDKTQIFPSRGEARKMLQGGGVLINKTKVEDPELNVNAEHLMKGKYLLAQKGKKNYYLVTVE; this comes from the coding sequence ATGAAGAACTTTATTGAAGAATTACGCTGGCGGGGAATGCTGCACGATATGATGCCGGGAACTGAGGAATTACTTAATTCTGAAATGGTTACAGGGTATATCGGCTTTGATCCCACTGCTGATTCGTTGGGGGTTGGAAATCTGGTTCAGATCATGACTTTGCTTCATTTTCAGAATGCTGGACATAAACCGATTGCTTTGGTAGGTGGTGCAACAGGAATGGTTGGTGATCCTTCAGGTAAATCGGCTGAACGGAATTTATTGAATGAAGAAACACTTCAGCATAATCTGAACAGTCAGAAAAAACAACTGGAGAAATTTTTGAACTTTAACTGCGGTGAAAACTCAGCAGAGATCGTAAACAATTACGATTGGTTTAAGAATTTCTCTTTTCTTGAATTCATCCGTGATGTCGGAAAACATATTTCCATCAATTACATGATGGGAAAAGATTCCGTTAAAAACAGAATGGAAACCGGAATGTCGTTTACAGAATTTTCATACCAACTTGTACAAGGATATGATTTTTACTATTTGTGGAAGAATCACGGAATAAAAATACAAATGGGTGGTTCCGATCAGTGGGGAAACATTGTTACCGGAACAGAATTGATCCGTCGTAAAGATGGCGGTGAAGCATTTGCTTTAACGACTCCGCTTATAAAGAAAGCCGATGGAACAAAGTTCGGTAAAACAGAAGGCGGAAATGTATGGTTAGATCCAAAAAGAACTTCACCATATAAATTCTACCAGTTCTGGCTGAATACTTCTGATGAAGATTGTAGTACTTTCATTCGCATTTTCTCTTTGAAAGGACGTGAAGAAATTGAATCACTCGAAGCAGAACATTTAAAAGCTCCGCATCTGCGTCTGCTTCAAAAAGAACTTGCAAAAGAAATTACGATCAGAGTTCATTCAGAAAATGATTATAATGCAGCAGTTGAAGCATCGGAAATTCTTTTCGGAAAAGGAACAGCAGAATCGTTATTGAATTTATCGGAGAACGATCTTCTTTCCGTTTTTGAAGGTGTACCCCAAGTAAAAATTTCAAAAGAAGAAATGAATTCCGGAATAAACGTAATTGAATTTTTCTCCGACAAAACTCAGATCTTTCCATCACGTGGCGAAGCAAGAAAAATGCTTCAAGGCGGCGGTGTGCTAATCAACAAAACAAAAGTTGAAGACCCGGAATTAAATGTTAATGCTGAGCATTTGATGAAAGGGAAATATTTGCTGGCGCAGAAAGGAAAGAAAAATTATTACTTGGTAACAGTTGAATAA
- a CDS encoding NAD-dependent epimerase/dehydratase family protein has protein sequence MILITGATGLVGARLLFDLSVNERVKAMRRISSKMDVVNRIFSADPERLKNVEWVEGDVNDIFSLEDAFENVDVVYHSAALISFLPSERNLMMKVNVEGTANVVNMALDKKVKRFCHVSSVAALGRIAGSESVDENNVWKTSSENSNYAISKYGGEREVWRGIEEGLSAFIINPTIIIGPGDWNSGSSQMFSSVNKGLKFYATGSTGFVDYRDVSKCAIELMNKGVTGKRFVINGENLPYQFVFDKIAEGLNKPKATIKVTPLIAELGWRAEAFRSFIMRDKSMVTKETARNGNMHWKYLNEKIKKEIGIEFISIENSISHTASLFKN, from the coding sequence ATGATCCTAATCACCGGCGCAACCGGCCTCGTCGGAGCCCGTTTACTTTTTGATCTTTCAGTGAATGAAAGAGTAAAAGCAATGCGCAGGATTTCCAGTAAAATGGATGTCGTCAACCGGATTTTTTCTGCTGATCCGGAACGTTTGAAAAATGTTGAATGGGTTGAAGGTGATGTAAACGATATCTTTTCACTTGAAGATGCTTTTGAAAATGTTGATGTGGTTTATCATTCCGCAGCATTGATTTCATTTCTTCCATCGGAAAGAAATCTCATGATGAAAGTGAATGTGGAAGGAACAGCCAATGTTGTAAACATGGCACTCGATAAAAAAGTGAAACGTTTCTGTCATGTAAGTTCTGTTGCTGCACTTGGAAGAATTGCAGGTAGTGAAAGCGTTGATGAGAACAATGTCTGGAAAACATCTTCTGAAAATTCAAATTATGCCATCAGTAAATATGGTGGTGAAAGAGAAGTGTGGCGTGGAATAGAAGAGGGGCTTTCAGCTTTTATCATTAACCCAACAATCATTATTGGTCCGGGCGACTGGAATTCGGGAAGTTCTCAAATGTTCTCGTCTGTCAATAAAGGATTGAAATTTTATGCAACCGGCAGTACGGGTTTTGTCGATTACCGCGATGTTTCCAAATGTGCAATTGAACTCATGAATAAAGGTGTAACCGGAAAACGTTTCGTGATCAACGGTGAAAATCTTCCATATCAATTTGTATTCGACAAAATTGCCGAGGGATTAAATAAACCAAAAGCAACAATAAAAGTTACTCCATTAATCGCCGAACTTGGCTGGCGCGCCGAAGCATTCCGCAGTTTTATTATGCGTGATAAATCCATGGTCACCAAAGAAACAGCGAGAAATGGAAACATGCACTGGAAATACCTGAACGAAAAAATAAAAAAGGAAATCGGAATTGAATTTATTTCTATTGAAAATTCAATAAGTCATACCGCATCACTCTTCAAAAACTAA
- a CDS encoding DUF4296 domain-containing protein: MKKIFAILLLIITLVACSKKKPDVPEGVLSMKDLQEILSDIHIAQAASTNAVLSDSSIYNNKEYINYILKQHNIKREDFLKSMKFYTENPVLLEEVYDSVITQLSRMQAESEAGK; this comes from the coding sequence ATGAAAAAAATCTTCGCAATTTTATTATTGATTATAACTCTGGTTGCATGCAGCAAGAAAAAACCTGATGTTCCGGAAGGTGTACTTTCTATGAAGGATCTTCAGGAAATTTTATCAGACATTCATATTGCACAAGCCGCTTCAACCAATGCTGTCTTGTCAGACTCATCAATTTACAACAACAAAGAGTATATTAATTATATTTTAAAACAGCACAACATTAAGCGTGAAGACTTTTTAAAGAGCATGAAATTTTATACCGAAAATCCTGTTTTGCTTGAAGAAGTATACGATTCAGTGATTACGCAATTGAGCAGAATGCAAGCGGAGAGTGAAGCCGGGAAATAA
- a CDS encoding dihydroorotase: protein MKSYIIKNARIVNEGKIFSSDVLLKNGRIEKIASEISSPNAEIINAENNFLLPGMIDDQVHFREPGLTHKADIYTESKAAVAGGITSFMEMPNTVPNTLTQALLQDKYDLASSKSLANYSFFMGVSNDNYDEVMRTNPKTVCGIKIFMGSSTGNMLVDAPSTLERIFGNSEMLIATHCEDEKTILHNMEKARNQYGENVPMWMHPQIRSTEACYLSSSYAVALAKSKGSRLHVLHISTEKELDLFDNIIPLGKKRITAEACVHHLFSDESDYDRLGTKIKWNPAVKTEADKIAILKGVLENKIDVIATDHAPHTLEEKSQTYFKAPSGGPLVQHALLSLMEHYHDKKISIEKIAEKTSHALSECFGIPDRGYIREGCYADLVLINPNKEYKVTPSNILYKCKWSPFEDYTFRSTIEKTFVNGNLVFDNNEFDESNKGQRLAFTGLN from the coding sequence GTGAAAAGCTATATTATAAAGAATGCCCGCATCGTAAACGAAGGAAAGATCTTTTCTTCAGACGTGCTTTTAAAAAACGGACGGATTGAAAAAATTGCTTCTGAAATTTCATCACCAAATGCTGAAATTATAAATGCAGAAAACAATTTTCTACTTCCGGGAATGATTGACGATCAGGTACACTTTCGTGAACCCGGTCTAACACATAAGGCAGATATTTATACTGAATCAAAAGCAGCTGTTGCCGGAGGAATTACTTCCTTTATGGAAATGCCGAATACCGTTCCTAACACTTTGACACAGGCTTTACTGCAGGACAAATACGATCTTGCTTCATCGAAATCCCTTGCGAATTATTCATTCTTCATGGGTGTTTCCAACGACAATTACGACGAAGTCATGCGCACAAATCCAAAAACTGTTTGCGGTATAAAGATCTTCATGGGATCTTCTACCGGAAATATGCTTGTAGATGCACCTTCAACTCTTGAAAGAATTTTCGGAAATTCAGAAATGCTGATTGCTACTCACTGTGAAGACGAGAAGACTATCCTACACAATATGGAAAAAGCCCGCAATCAGTATGGAGAAAATGTTCCAATGTGGATGCATCCGCAGATCAGAAGCACTGAAGCGTGTTACCTTTCCTCCTCCTATGCTGTAGCACTTGCTAAGTCTAAAGGAAGTCGTTTGCATGTTTTACATATCAGCACTGAAAAAGAACTTGATTTATTTGACAACATAATTCCGCTCGGTAAAAAAAGAATTACTGCAGAAGCCTGCGTTCATCATTTGTTCTCTGACGAAAGTGATTACGATAGATTGGGCACAAAGATCAAATGGAATCCTGCCGTTAAAACGGAAGCAGATAAGATCGCAATATTAAAAGGCGTACTTGAAAATAAGATCGACGTCATCGCCACTGATCATGCTCCACATACTTTGGAAGAAAAATCGCAGACATACTTCAAAGCGCCATCAGGCGGACCATTAGTGCAACATGCATTGCTGTCATTGATGGAACATTACCATGACAAGAAGATCTCGATTGAAAAGATAGCTGAAAAAACCTCGCATGCACTTTCTGAATGTTTCGGAATTCCCGACCGCGGTTATATTCGTGAAGGATGTTATGCTGATCTTGTCCTGATCAACCCAAATAAAGAATATAAAGTTACACCATCGAACATTTTATATAAATGTAAATGGAGTCCGTTTGAAGATTACACTTTCCGTTCAACAATTGAAAAAACATTTGTGAATGGAAATCTGGTTTTTGATAACAATGAATTCGATGAGTCAAATAAAGGTCAGCGATTAGCGTTTACAGGATTGAACTGA
- a CDS encoding RNA-binding protein — MKLFVKNIEGSVNEVLLESIFRQFGEIVDTKIVYDKITWESKGFGFVTFKKKEDAEKAMVGLDGKELVGKKIIVIEAVEKKF; from the coding sequence ATGAAATTATTCGTTAAAAACATAGAGGGTTCAGTGAACGAAGTTTTACTTGAGTCTATTTTCCGTCAATTTGGAGAGATCGTCGATACAAAAATTGTATACGATAAAATTACCTGGGAATCTAAAGGCTTTGGGTTCGTTACTTTCAAAAAGAAAGAAGATGCAGAAAAAGCAATGGTTGGTTTGGATGGTAAAGAATTGGTTGGAAAGAAAATTATTGTTATCGAAGCGGTAGAAAAAAAATTCTGA
- the ruvB gene encoding Holliday junction branch migration DNA helicase RuvB has protein sequence MNPNLDPSGDQLSSTEKELDKVLRPQGFDDFTGQAAILENLQIFVQAAKQRDEALDHVLLHGPPGLGKTTLAYILANELGVSIRTTSGPVLDKPGDLAGLLTNLEPNDVLFIDEIHRLSPVVEEYLYSAMEDYKIDIMIESGPNARSVQIKINPFTLIGATTRSGLLTSPLRARFGITSRLEYYDAKLLQKIIKRSSQLLRTEIIEEAAFEIARRSRGTPRIANALLRRVRDFAQIKSNGVIDLDISHTALAALNVDQHGLDEMDNRILSVIIDKFKGGPVGLTTIATAVSEEAGTIEEVYEPFLIQEGYLKRTPRGREATELAYRHLGKKYVGQAGGLF, from the coding sequence ATCAATCCTAATTTAGACCCTTCCGGCGATCAATTGAGTTCAACTGAAAAGGAACTCGATAAAGTCTTGCGACCGCAAGGTTTTGATGATTTCACCGGACAAGCTGCCATATTGGAAAATCTGCAGATCTTTGTTCAGGCAGCTAAGCAACGTGATGAGGCTCTTGATCATGTTCTTTTACATGGACCGCCGGGATTAGGTAAAACTACATTAGCATACATTCTTGCAAATGAGCTTGGGGTAAGTATCAGAACTACTTCCGGCCCTGTCCTCGATAAACCCGGCGATCTTGCCGGATTGCTCACCAATCTGGAACCGAATGATGTTTTGTTCATTGATGAGATCCATCGGTTGAGTCCAGTCGTGGAAGAATATCTTTATTCGGCGATGGAGGATTACAAGATCGATATCATGATCGAATCCGGTCCGAATGCAAGATCTGTTCAAATAAAAATAAATCCTTTTACATTGATCGGTGCAACGACACGATCCGGTTTACTGACTTCACCGTTGCGCGCACGTTTTGGAATAACAAGTCGACTGGAATATTATGATGCAAAACTTTTACAAAAGATCATCAAACGTTCTTCACAATTACTGCGAACAGAAATAATTGAAGAAGCTGCTTTCGAAATTGCAAGAAGGAGCAGAGGCACACCACGGATTGCAAATGCACTACTAAGAAGGGTACGTGATTTCGCACAGATAAAAAGTAATGGTGTCATTGATCTTGATATTTCCCATACTGCATTAGCAGCATTAAATGTCGATCAACACGGCCTCGATGAAATGGATAACAGAATTTTATCTGTCATCATCGATAAATTCAAAGGTGGTCCTGTCGGACTAACAACCATTGCCACAGCCGTCAGCGAAGAAGCCGGAACAATAGAAGAAGTTTATGAACCGTTTTTAATTCAGGAAGGATATCTTAAGCGAACTCCGCGTGGTAGGGAAGCGACGGAACTTGCCTATCGGCACTTGGGGAAGAAATACGTTGGACAAGCGGGAGGGCTCTTTTGA
- a CDS encoding four helix bundle protein: MKAPNVCLDKSVEFSIAIIKCTERIAKEKNEYVLTKQLLRSGTSVGANVSESVYAQSKPDFIHKLSIALKEAKESFYWLKLLHTTGYMNQSEFENIKSLNNDLLNLLSKSIRTSKENFTQANSPNPKSPRK; encoded by the coding sequence ATGAAAGCTCCGAATGTTTGTCTTGATAAGAGTGTTGAATTTTCCATTGCAATTATTAAATGCACAGAAAGAATTGCTAAAGAAAAAAATGAATATGTTTTAACAAAGCAATTGCTAAGATCCGGTACATCGGTTGGCGCAAATGTTTCTGAATCTGTATACGCTCAGAGCAAACCAGACTTTATCCATAAACTTTCTATCGCTCTAAAAGAAGCAAAAGAAAGTTTCTATTGGCTGAAACTTTTACACACGACAGGCTACATGAACCAATCAGAGTTTGAAAACATAAAATCTCTAAACAATGATCTTTTAAATTTACTTTCCAAAAGCATCAGAACTTCAAAGGAAAATTTTACCCAAGCAAATTCACCCAATCCAAAATCACCAAGGAAATAA
- a CDS encoding Arc family DNA binding domain-containing protein, which produces MAEKKAFVLRINPEIIKQLEKWAADDFRSVNGQIEFLLQKALARKWKDEEGEMKRNEVE; this is translated from the coding sequence ATGGCGGAGAAAAAAGCTTTCGTTCTAAGAATCAATCCCGAAATCATCAAGCAGCTCGAAAAATGGGCTGCTGATGATTTTCGTAGTGTCAATGGGCAGATTGAGTTTCTTTTGCAAAAAGCGCTTGCAAGAAAGTGGAAGGATGAAGAAGGGGAAATGAAGAGGAATGAAGTGGAATGA